Proteins encoded by one window of Elaeis guineensis isolate ETL-2024a chromosome 12, EG11, whole genome shotgun sequence:
- the LOC105055107 gene encoding cell number regulator 13 gives MASWDQLGELSTVAQLTGLDAVRLIGLIVRAATTARMHKKNCRHFAHHLKLIGNLLEQLKVSELKKYPETREPLEQLEDALRRAYILVDSCQNRSYLYLLAMGWSIVYQFRRAQNEIDRYLRLVPLITLVDNARVRERLESIERDQREYTLDEEDKKVQDAILDRDPSRNHTVVLKKSLSCSYPHLPFDEALQKENEKLHLELQRSQARMDLGQCEVIQHLIGVTQTVACTLQEKNTQLKNPNNVDPDYSDANNDKENAFDQSYHKEYIDTKTTSRSASPVSRSHDYIAGKGSYSHNEWHSDLLGCCSEPYLCLETFFCPCGTLAKIATVAKNRHISSAEACNDLMAYTLLLSCCCYTCCIRRKLRNMFNIEGGFCDDFLSHLMCCCCALVQEWREVEIRGMHGPEKTKTSPPPSQYMES, from the exons ATGGCGTCCTGGGACCAGCTGGGGGAGCTCTCGACCGTGGCTCAGCTGACGGGCCTCGACGCCGTCCGCCTGATCGGGCTGATCGTCCGGGCGGCGACCACCGCGCGGATGCACAAGAAGAATTGCCGCCACTTCGCACACCACCTGAAGCTGATCGGCAATCTCTTGGAGCAGCTCAAGGTTTCGGAGCTGAAGAAGTACCCAGAGACCAGAGAGCCACTGGAGCAgctggaggatgcccttcggaGGGCTTATATTCTGGTGGACAGCTGCCAGAACCGGAGCTACTTGTACCTTCTGGCCATGGGGTGGAGCATTGTCTACCAATTCCGGAGGGCTCAGAATGAGATCGATCGGTACCTTCGGCTTGTGCCGCTCATCACTCTTGTGGATAACGCTCGGGTGAGG GAAAGGCTGGAGAGTATCGAGAGGGATCAACGTGAATATACTTTGGATGAAGAAGACAAAAAGGTGCAAGATGCTATATTAGATCGTGATCCCTCAAGAAATCACACAGTGGTGCTGAAAAAGTCTCTGTCATGTTCTTATCCACATTTACCATTTGACGAAGctcttcaaaaagaaaatgaaaagctcCACTTAGAACTTCAAAGATCACAAGCTAGAATGGATCTTGGTCAGTGTGAAGTGATCCAACATTTGATTGGAGTGACACAAACAGTGGCCTGTACTCTGCAAGAGAAGAACACACAGCTCAAAAATCCCAATAATGTAGACCCAGATTATTCAGATGCCAATAATGACAAGGAAAATGCCTTTGACCAAAGCTATCATAAAGAATACATTGATACTAAAACAACATCTAG AAGTGCTTCACCTGTTTCACGGAGTCATGATTACATTGCTGGTAAAGGATCATACAGTCATAACGAATGGCATTCAGATTTACTTGGATGTTGTTCGGAGCCTTATTTAT GTCTGGAAACTTTCTTCTGTCCTTGTGGAACACTTGCAAAGATAGCTACAGTGGCCAAAAATAGACATATCT CTTCAGCAGAAGCATGTAATGACTTGATGGCATATACACTTCTTTTATCGTGTTGCTGTTACACCTGCTGCATCAGGAGGAAACTTCGTAACATGTTTAACATTGAG GGAGGGTTTTGTGATGATTTCTTGTCACATCTGATGTGTTGTTGCTGTGCCCTGGTTCAAGAATGGCGAGAAGTGGAGATTCGTGGGATGCATG GTCCTGAGAAGACAAAAACAAGCCCACCGCCTTCTCAATATATGGAATCTTAA